The following is a genomic window from Paenibacillus thiaminolyticus.
AAAGGCGAACATCGGCTTCTGTTCCTTGACCACCAGCACAAGGATGGCGGCAATCAATCCGAGACCGACCACCTGGATGATTTCCACGGAAATACACCTACCCGGAAAATGCGGCCGCGCCGCGCTTGTCAATTTCACTCATTGGAACAAAAAGATGGTCCGGATCTCTTGAAAGAGATGATCCAGCAGACGGACGACCATGAACAGGACAACGACGAAGCCGATGACCGTCACCCAATGCGCCATGTCCTCTTTGCCCATTTGCTTGAGCACCGTATGTATCATGGCCACGATAATGCCGATCCCGGCGATTTGGAAAATGGCGCTGACATCCACATTCATTTACTGGCACCTCAATACATCAAGATAACGGCCAACAAGCCGCTCAAAACGCCGAGACTCCGGCACATCGTGCCATACCGCTGGTATTCCTCCCGGGCCACGAATTCTTCCTGCTCCAGCTGCTTGATCGCATGGCGGATATGCTTGCGCTGATCGTCGCGATCGCTGATGCCGAGGCTGTAGCCCAATTCGAGCAGAATGCGCAGGTCTTCGTTCGCCAGCGCCGTATTCCCGCGATGGCGTTCCCAGGACAACTGCCACGCTTCGCGGGCAGTGAGCGGGACCGCATCCGCGGCGTCCATCGCCTGCGCCGCATCGGCGAAGACGGCGCGCAGCGGATGCGGAAGCTGACGGCTAATCTCGGCGAACGCCGCAGCAAGCGGCGTGTAGCCGTACACGATGGCCGTCTCGAGCCGCTGAAGCGTATGGTTGAGCAGGCGGAGTTGCTTCGGCCGCGCTGCGAAGGAAGCGGACTTGAGCCAGCCGATGCTGGCTGCTGCGGCGATCAAGATGGCCGATCCGAGCAGCTTGACCATTCCGCCTGCCTCCCCTCCATCGGCAGCACGGGCTTCTGCAGCACTCTGCCTTTCTCGTCGTATATTTTGCGCTGCCATTCCCTTTTGGTCCGGCGGAGCGTGACAATTCGGCGGAAAGTCCCTTCCTCGAGCAGCTGCCGAAGGCCGGGGCGTCGCAGCAGATCGTCCATATCCTCGGCATGCGCGGTCGATATGAGGCGGATGCCGGCATGCATCGCCTCTCTCATCGCCAGCACATCTTCCTCCCGTCCCATCTCGTCAACAGCCAGCACGTCGGGCGACATCGAACGGATGAACATCATCATCCCTTCCGCCTTGGGGCACCCGTCCATCACGTCGGTCCGATAGCCGAGATCATAGCTCGGCACGCCCTTGATGCAGCCGGCAATCTCGGACCGCTCGTCGACGACGCCTACCTTGAGCGCCTTCCACCTCGCTTCGGGATGATGCCATAATCCGCTGCTGATCGCCCGCACAAGGTCGCGCAGCAGTGTCGTCTTGCCCTGCTGCGGAGGCGACACGATCAGCGTATGATGAACATGCGCATGCTTGAAATCAAGCAGCATCGGCATGACCGGCGCCGCGATGCCGTGCACCTCGCGCGCAATCCGCAGATTGAAGCCGGTAATCTCCCGCAGATGGCTTACCCGGCCTTGTGTGAGCACCGTGCGTCCGGCGAGGCCAATCCGGTGTCCGCCGGGAATCGTGACGAATCCGCGGCGCAATTCTTCCTCCATCGTGTACAACGAATGATTCGTTATCAGATCGAGAAGCTGATGCCCATCCTCCCGGCTTGGGCGGTAGGCGGCATCCGGATTGTCCGTCCGCTCCCCACGCTCCGTCACGAGCTGGAAGTCGCCCATGACGCCGATTTCGAGCGGACGTCCTACGCGGATGCGAATCTCCTCCAGCTCCCGATATGTGCCGGCGGGCAGCCGCATCAGAATTGACTTGAGCATCGGCGGCAGCACCGCCGACCAGCTTAGCGCTTCCATTGGCATTCCCTCCCGTGTCATCATTCGACAGCCGGACAACCTTGGCTTGTATCCCTATATGTATGGCGCCGCGCCGCTTTTTATGCCCTCGCCGGGCCCGGCGCCTCGAATACCCGGTTCCTACTTTTTCAAAATGCCAATTAGCAGACAAGATACCCCGACCGCAATCCAGGCGATCTTGCTCCAGTTCAGCTTGTCTGCGATGCCGATGAGACCGATGGTCGTCGTCGCGATGAGAACGAGCGGACCGACTAGCGCAAGCATAGAATTAACGGCCAGCGCCTTCTCCGGCTCATTCAGCTTGAGCATAATCAGAGCCGCAGTGATTTCCAGGCAGCCCGATATGATACGGAGCCCTGACATACTGGCTACAAATTTATCGACGGACAACTTGGCACCTCCTTTCGCTGCAACGGTAACGGTTGAGCGGATCCTATTCTTCGGCATTTGACACCCGCAGGCTCAACACGTGTGCCTGTCCTTTTCCGTATATTGACCATTGTATGCGTACAACCGTCCCGTTCATGCTCGTCCTTTCGAACATCCCATCTTCTCCCTTGCCCCCACTTCCCGCCCGGGTAGGCACCTGTCAGCAGGCGGGCGCATATATTGCTTGCATGATTCGACTAATCTGGGGACATGAAGGGGATTATGTGATGAGTCTTTCTGAACCTCAAATCGAACTATGGCCTCGCGCCATGGTAGATCCGAGCGGAGTACGAACCCACAAGCCGAGAACAACCGGATTGACGATGGTAATGGACAAAGGCTTGGGAGCGAACGCATTTACCGATCTGCTCTCTTCAGCTCATGAGCATATCGATATCATTAAGCTGGGCTTCGGCACGGCTGCGGTTACGCCGGCCCCGCTGTTGTCATGGAAGCTGGACACAGCGCGGCAGTATGGCGTTACGGTTATGCCAGGGGGGACATTTCTCGAATACGCCGTCGCCAAAGGCATGGTCGAACCATTTTTTCATATGATGAAAGAAATGGGCTTCACTGGAATCGAAGTATCTGACGGGACGATCGCGCTGCCGCGGCAGAAGCGCAATGACCTGATCCAACGCGCCCGCGAGGAAGGGTTCTTCGTCTGCTCCGAATATGGAAAGAAAGCGGCCGGCTCCACCTTCATTTGGGATGATGTTTTGGAAGCGTTCAATGAAGATATTGCGCATGGCGCCGAATGGATGACGCTTGAAGGCAGAGAATCGGGAGCAGGTGTAGGCGTATTTGACGAGCGGGGGATCTGCGATACGGAGATGGTGTCGCTGATTGCCGAAGCGGTCCACTCCCCGCAGCGGCTCATGTGGGAGGCTCCGCGCAAGGCTCAGCAGACCGCCATTCTCCGAACGCTCGGTCCGCAAGCCAATCTGGGCAATATCGCGCCGGATGATATTATCGCTTGCGAGGCGCTTCGGCGGGGACTTCGTTCGGATACGATGGGTCATTTGCTGGATACGGTGAAGTAGAGCCGCAATCTAACGGCATCGCCAGTGCGAATTCGAGAGAGAGGGAGGGGGGAGCACCTATGCAAGTCGATGTCATAGCTAGCGTCAATGAAGCAAGAGCGATTGAACTGGCTAACCGGACGGTCATCGTCATCGATGTGCTTCGGGCCACGAGCACCATCATTACCGCGCTGGCGCACGGGGCAGCAGGCATCCTGCCGGTCGAAACGGTCCAGCAGGCCAAGCAAGCTGCCCGTGACGGGGACATAACGGGAGGCGAGCGTAATTGCAAAAAAATACCGGGATTCGATGCCGGCAATTCTCCGTTCGAATATATGGGCGAGAGCGTATACGGGAGGCGTGTCGTGTTGACGACGTCGAACGGGACACGGGCCATTCACAAAGCGTCGAAAGCCGATGTCATATTGGCCGGCGCCTTCCTTAACGCGTCGGAATGCGCGCGCACCGCCTACCAATTGCGCAAAGACATTGCGCTATTATGCGCCGGCACGCAAGATGAGTTCGCCTTCGAGGACGCTCTATGCGCCGGTCTCATCGTTGCCGAGCTGTTCCGGCTTGGCTGCCCGGAACAGGAGATGCGTACGAATGATCTCGGAAGCATTCTTATCAGCGCCTATCAACACCATGCAGGAGAGATTCCGGCTGCGCTGCTCGCCTGCTCCGGCGGCATGCGCCTTGCCAAGCTGGGCTACGCCAAGGATGTTGAATTCTGTGCCGGCATCGATACGGTGTCGGTCGTACCGGTATGGGTTCAGCAGATGATGCTTCCGTTTGCGCCATAGGACGCGGCAGTTCATGGATGATAAGGTATGATCATTGTTCTAAACGGAGAGGGCTTGTTCATACAGTAAATAGAGGATGTTCAATACGTCCCCTTTTGATCAATTGGACGGACAAACTTTCTTGTCGAGGAGCAATAATCATGAATGGCGAGTTGGTACTGGTTGTACTCATTGTTGTCGGACTGGTCAGC
Proteins encoded in this region:
- the spoIIIAC gene encoding stage III sporulation protein AC → MNVDVSAIFQIAGIGIIVAMIHTVLKQMGKEDMAHWVTVIGFVVVLFMVVRLLDHLFQEIRTIFLFQ
- a CDS encoding YqhV family protein, encoding MSVDKFVASMSGLRIISGCLEITAALIMLKLNEPEKALAVNSMLALVGPLVLIATTTIGLIGIADKLNWSKIAWIAVGVSCLLIGILKK
- a CDS encoding phosphosulfolactate synthase, which gives rise to MSLSEPQIELWPRAMVDPSGVRTHKPRTTGLTMVMDKGLGANAFTDLLSSAHEHIDIIKLGFGTAAVTPAPLLSWKLDTARQYGVTVMPGGTFLEYAVAKGMVEPFFHMMKEMGFTGIEVSDGTIALPRQKRNDLIQRAREEGFFVCSEYGKKAAGSTFIWDDVLEAFNEDIAHGAEWMTLEGRESGAGVGVFDERGICDTEMVSLIAEAVHSPQRLMWEAPRKAQQTAILRTLGPQANLGNIAPDDIIACEALRRGLRSDTMGHLLDTVK
- the spoIIIAA gene encoding stage III sporulation protein AA, which codes for MEALSWSAVLPPMLKSILMRLPAGTYRELEEIRIRVGRPLEIGVMGDFQLVTERGERTDNPDAAYRPSREDGHQLLDLITNHSLYTMEEELRRGFVTIPGGHRIGLAGRTVLTQGRVSHLREITGFNLRIAREVHGIAAPVMPMLLDFKHAHVHHTLIVSPPQQGKTTLLRDLVRAISSGLWHHPEARWKALKVGVVDERSEIAGCIKGVPSYDLGYRTDVMDGCPKAEGMMMFIRSMSPDVLAVDEMGREEDVLAMREAMHAGIRLISTAHAEDMDDLLRRPGLRQLLEEGTFRRIVTLRRTKREWQRKIYDEKGRVLQKPVLPMEGRQAEWSSCSDRPS
- a CDS encoding 2-phosphosulfolactate phosphatase, which produces MQVDVIASVNEARAIELANRTVIVIDVLRATSTIITALAHGAAGILPVETVQQAKQAARDGDITGGERNCKKIPGFDAGNSPFEYMGESVYGRRVVLTTSNGTRAIHKASKADVILAGAFLNASECARTAYQLRKDIALLCAGTQDEFAFEDALCAGLIVAELFRLGCPEQEMRTNDLGSILISAYQHHAGEIPAALLACSGGMRLAKLGYAKDVEFCAGIDTVSVVPVWVQQMMLPFAP
- the spoIIIAB gene encoding stage III sporulation protein SpoIIIAB; the protein is MVKLLGSAILIAAAASIGWLKSASFAARPKQLRLLNHTLQRLETAIVYGYTPLAAAFAEISRQLPHPLRAVFADAAQAMDAADAVPLTAREAWQLSWERHRGNTALANEDLRILLELGYSLGISDRDDQRKHIRHAIKQLEQEEFVAREEYQRYGTMCRSLGVLSGLLAVILMY